In one window of Candidatus Binatia bacterium DNA:
- a CDS encoding DUF2130 domain-containing protein, with amino-acid sequence MKRRTAKASKLEGDIIRCPKCGAKIPISAALATQIRAELEDSLEREMAERMQKAVEMAKAQARRQAEQEVHLLREQLQEVERKAAEARRSELALRKEKAALEERARELDLEIARRVQAERAQWEQETRQLREQLQKKIQAAKEQSREEVAQEIQALREQLAEQRRKAAEARRVELELRKEKAALEERARELDLEVARRVEAEKAKVEEQVRRIAAEQQALKLREKDKQIEDLRREIAELQRKSQQGSQEVQGEVLELDIEQALQSRFPQDVLRPVPRGVRGADIIQEVRSETSRNCGTIIWETKNTKHWQANWLQKLKDDQRAVGASVAVLVSLVLPDGVRSFECIEGVWVTDIHSFLPLAAALREQLIHVEFARSAAESKGEKMDMLYRYLAGDEFRERVRAIVETFQAMQTQLLRERRAMEKLWKEREKQIERLTLNTVGMYGAIRGIIGSSLPEIPALALEGPEEPED; translated from the coding sequence ATGAAACGCAGGACCGCAAAAGCGTCCAAGCTCGAAGGGGATATCATTCGCTGCCCGAAATGCGGCGCCAAGATCCCGATTTCTGCCGCGCTTGCCACTCAGATTCGCGCCGAGCTGGAGGACTCGCTCGAGCGGGAAATGGCTGAGCGGATGCAGAAAGCTGTGGAGATGGCCAAGGCACAAGCCCGTAGACAAGCCGAACAAGAAGTGCACCTCCTGCGCGAACAGTTGCAGGAGGTAGAGCGTAAGGCCGCCGAGGCGAGGCGCTCCGAGTTAGCACTGCGTAAGGAGAAGGCGGCGCTCGAGGAACGGGCGCGCGAGCTCGACCTCGAGATCGCGCGACGGGTGCAAGCCGAAAGGGCGCAATGGGAACAAGAAACTCGGCAACTGCGAGAGCAGCTACAGAAGAAGATCCAAGCCGCGAAGGAACAAAGTCGGGAAGAGGTTGCGCAGGAGATCCAGGCGCTGCGGGAGCAGCTTGCTGAGCAGCGGCGCAAAGCAGCAGAAGCCCGCCGCGTGGAGCTCGAGTTGCGTAAGGAGAAGGCGGCGCTCGAAGAGCGCGCGCGTGAGCTCGATCTCGAGGTGGCTCGCCGGGTAGAAGCCGAGAAGGCCAAGGTGGAGGAGCAGGTGCGGCGCATCGCGGCGGAGCAGCAAGCGTTGAAACTGCGGGAGAAGGACAAGCAAATCGAAGATCTGCGCCGCGAGATTGCGGAGTTGCAGCGCAAAAGCCAGCAGGGGTCGCAAGAGGTGCAAGGCGAGGTTTTAGAACTGGACATCGAACAGGCGTTGCAAAGTCGCTTTCCGCAGGATGTGCTGCGGCCGGTTCCACGCGGCGTTCGCGGCGCCGACATTATCCAAGAAGTGCGCTCGGAGACGTCGCGCAACTGCGGGACGATTATTTGGGAAACGAAGAACACCAAGCACTGGCAGGCGAATTGGTTGCAGAAGCTGAAAGATGACCAACGCGCAGTCGGCGCCAGCGTTGCGGTTCTGGTTTCCCTCGTCCTCCCCGATGGAGTTCGCTCGTTTGAATGCATCGAGGGTGTTTGGGTGACGGATATTCACTCGTTTTTGCCCCTGGCTGCAGCGTTGCGCGAACAACTGATTCACGTGGAGTTCGCTCGCAGTGCGGCGGAGAGCAAGGGCGAGAAAATGGACATGCTGTACCGCTATCTCGCTGGCGATGAGTTTCGCGAACGCGTGCGGGCAATTGTCGAAACCTTCCAGGCCATGCAAACCCAGCTTCTCCGCGAACGCCGCGCAATGGAGAAGCTCTGGAAGGAACGGGAAAAGCAAATTGAACGGCTCACCTTAAACACCGTGGGGATGTACGGCGCGATTCGCGGCATCATCGGATCGAGTTTGCCTGAAATTCCGGCGCTCGCACTCGAGGGGCCGGAGGAGCCTGAAGATTAG
- a CDS encoding aldo/keto reductase, with protein MKRKRLGRSGLIVSEICLGTMTFGNQADEATSFAILDRAFDAGVDFLDVAEVYPVPPERKWAGRSEEIVGKWLRSKPRDAVMIATKVAGPGGGWFVSPVRENKGTLDRHHIRRAVEASLRRLGTDYIDLYQTHWPDRDLPLEETLEALSRLVDEGKVRYVGCSNETAYGLTKSLWVSDLNGLVRYETIQNNFSLLNRRFEDELAEVCRREQVSLLAYSPLAGGVLSGKYSGGVWPEGARFTLYRDYNERSQAMTRRFVNERTLAATKRFAALAKEAGLAPATLAIAWVLSRDFVGSAIIGATRPEQLEPTLAAAAVSLTADLLQACDRVSREIPYPMG; from the coding sequence ATGAAGCGGAAACGTTTGGGACGGAGCGGTTTAATCGTCTCCGAGATCTGCCTTGGGACTATGACCTTTGGCAACCAGGCGGATGAGGCAACGAGCTTTGCCATTCTTGACCGAGCCTTTGACGCGGGTGTGGACTTCCTGGACGTGGCCGAGGTCTACCCAGTTCCGCCGGAACGAAAGTGGGCCGGGCGGAGTGAAGAAATTGTTGGCAAATGGCTGCGTTCAAAACCGCGTGATGCGGTCATGATCGCCACCAAGGTCGCCGGTCCTGGCGGCGGGTGGTTCGTCAGCCCAGTGCGCGAGAACAAGGGAACATTGGACCGCCACCACATTCGCCGCGCGGTTGAGGCAAGCCTCCGCCGCCTAGGTACGGACTACATTGATCTTTACCAGACCCACTGGCCTGACCGCGACTTGCCCCTCGAAGAAACACTCGAGGCGCTCAGCCGTTTAGTCGACGAGGGAAAGGTTCGTTACGTCGGCTGCTCCAATGAAACCGCCTACGGACTGACGAAAAGCCTGTGGGTATCGGATCTCAACGGGCTGGTACGGTACGAAACGATCCAGAACAACTTCAGCTTGCTGAACCGGCGCTTCGAGGACGAGCTGGCGGAGGTTTGTCGGCGCGAACAGGTAAGCTTGCTGGCTTACAGCCCTCTGGCCGGCGGGGTGCTGAGCGGGAAGTACAGCGGTGGCGTGTGGCCGGAAGGCGCTCGCTTTACCCTGTATCGTGACTACAACGAGCGTTCACAGGCGATGACCCGTCGATTCGTCAACGAACGAACGCTGGCGGCAACGAAGCGATTCGCTGCGTTAGCCAAGGAGGCCGGCCTTGCGCCGGCCACTTTAGCGATTGCCTGGGTGTTGTCGCGCGATTTCGTCGGCAGCGCCATCATTGGCGCCACGCGACCGGAGCAGCTTGAGCCCACACTAGCAGCGGCCGCGGTCAGCTTAACTGCCGACCTTTTGCAAGCCTGCGACCGTGTAAGCCGCGAAATTCCATACCCGATGGGCTAA
- a CDS encoding cytochrome P450, which yields MNAVSAMPEETWRDDPWLGVHAADPAFRHDPYPFLARLRAHAPVHETPDGVFRLTRYDDVIRMLKEVPSAVRRRDGTVWGSLPDLTGGPGQFVLRLDPPDHTRIRKLMNQAFRPRAVERLRERVRSLVDELLSVAQERREMDLIADLALPVPSTVICEMMGVPVADRPKFTRWTALATHLLAAAFLTPEQLQDAIRAVQELVAYFSDLIADRRRHLGEDILSNLIRAEEEGDRLSEPELMAQSVGLLIAGFETTIGLIGNGLRAFVEHPEQWRLLRSRPELVANAVEECLRFDGPIVLTMRVTRGDTRFSDVVIPDDRPVMCFLAAANRDPEHFPEPDRFDITRSDIDHLAFGGGVHFCLGAHLARMEAQEAFAGMAARFAEIEPLSDQIVWGQSLFRVLGTYPVRLRPAR from the coding sequence ATGAATGCGGTTTCGGCGATGCCCGAAGAAACTTGGCGTGATGACCCTTGGCTTGGGGTCCATGCTGCGGACCCAGCGTTTCGTCATGATCCTTACCCCTTCTTAGCAAGGCTGCGGGCACACGCCCCCGTTCACGAAACTCCGGACGGTGTGTTCCGTTTGACGCGCTACGACGACGTGATCCGCATGCTCAAGGAGGTCCCGTCCGCCGTGCGGCGGCGAGACGGCACGGTGTGGGGCTCGCTTCCTGATCTAACCGGTGGGCCCGGACAATTCGTTTTGCGCTTGGATCCGCCGGACCATACGCGCATTCGCAAATTAATGAATCAAGCGTTTCGGCCACGGGCCGTCGAACGGTTGCGGGAGCGCGTACGCTCGTTGGTCGACGAGTTGCTGAGTGTTGCGCAAGAGCGGCGCGAGATGGATTTGATTGCTGATCTTGCTTTGCCTGTGCCGAGCACTGTGATTTGCGAGATGATGGGCGTTCCGGTGGCCGACCGACCCAAGTTTACCCGCTGGACCGCTCTAGCCACTCACTTGTTGGCGGCCGCGTTTTTGACGCCGGAGCAACTCCAAGACGCAATCCGCGCCGTGCAGGAACTGGTGGCGTATTTTAGCGACCTGATCGCCGATCGGCGCCGCCACCTGGGTGAGGACATCCTGAGCAACCTCATTCGGGCCGAGGAGGAAGGCGATCGATTGAGCGAACCCGAGCTGATGGCGCAGTCAGTCGGTTTGCTGATTGCCGGCTTTGAAACGACCATCGGGCTCATCGGCAACGGGCTGCGGGCGTTCGTGGAACACCCGGAGCAATGGCGCTTGCTCCGTTCACGTCCGGAATTGGTTGCCAATGCTGTCGAGGAGTGTTTGCGGTTCGATGGTCCGATCGTGCTTACCATGCGGGTCACCCGCGGGGATACACGCTTTAGCGATGTCGTGATCCCCGACGACCGACCGGTGATGTGTTTTCTCGCAGCCGCAAACCGCGATCCCGAGCATTTCCCGGAACCGGATCGCTTCGACATTACTCGCTCGGATATCGATCATTTGGCGTTCGGAGGGGGCGTGCATTTTTGCTTGGGCGCACATCTAGCCCGGATGGAGGCGCAAGAGGCGTTTGCAGGAATGGCTGCGCGGTTTGCGGAGATCGAGCCGCTGAGCGATCAGATCGTCTGGGGCCAATCGTTGTTTCGCGTTCTGGGCACCTATCCTGTCAGGTTGCGCCCAGCCCGCTAG
- a CDS encoding DUF1329 domain-containing protein, which translates to MSRRIAKATLMVGAATFVAVAVRAQVAEVRRNSNLRPDPSMSQPPIRVVTPPERVEVPGLVYRNGYYQVKTERGEEGWLWARNLRVIKVGVAAGSLAEVAQASNLRPSPSTAEPPVEVLDAGTQLEIVEGEPQNGYYRVRTQSGQEGWVWGQNLVFGAKRRAEVAEMPPVPRAAAPTPAGVAPPQVEIAKAPPATPTVEIREQGGVPEVPTATAVPATPTLAKVSEEPTPPRVAAEVALARDGLKPGLILDANTAELAKGLLPPEIWEHYARGEYVSKIVSYPLGNPNWEKAFVEATKENAHRLTVDEKGTIIDKSTGKMPDYLYGLPFPDIDPSDPQAGVKVIWNYFLATWYGGNAHTRTRLIMMNSRGVERELGAEGWFMFYDGQSPKYRHPNPMNLQNQFLAVALSPLDTQGTAVLFWRYRDPDVRDSQWAFVPALRRVRAVSPANRSDGYLGSDISSDDGYLFDGKPQEFQWRLLEKREGLRVVDPESLPPNSLKPRPGKEGGWDSLLDRSNYYGYEIPGWKGLPWALPQGGLALRPMYLVEAIPRDKYYLYGRLVLWIDAETYSGAYHQKFNWKGEHVLTYAVLGLPNHQTPDGQETVPVSTQTWAVAENFKMKRASLAGARLDAKSPFDRRVKIDPSIFDAGSLVRFSK; encoded by the coding sequence ATGAGCAGGAGAATTGCGAAGGCGACATTGATGGTGGGAGCGGCAACCTTCGTTGCGGTTGCGGTTCGAGCTCAGGTGGCAGAGGTGCGCCGCAATTCCAATTTGCGGCCGGACCCGTCGATGAGCCAACCGCCAATACGAGTGGTCACGCCGCCGGAACGAGTCGAGGTGCCGGGCTTGGTGTACCGCAATGGGTACTACCAAGTCAAAACGGAGCGAGGTGAAGAAGGGTGGCTGTGGGCGCGAAACCTCCGGGTGATCAAGGTAGGAGTGGCCGCCGGTTCGCTGGCGGAGGTTGCTCAGGCTAGCAACTTACGGCCTAGCCCGAGTACGGCCGAGCCTCCAGTGGAAGTCTTAGACGCTGGGACTCAGCTCGAAATTGTCGAAGGCGAACCACAAAACGGGTATTACCGGGTGCGAACTCAAAGTGGCCAAGAGGGTTGGGTCTGGGGGCAAAACCTTGTGTTTGGCGCGAAGCGCCGGGCGGAGGTTGCTGAAATGCCCCCCGTGCCACGAGCGGCTGCCCCCACACCTGCGGGAGTTGCCCCTCCCCAGGTGGAAATCGCCAAGGCCCCTCCTGCGACACCGACGGTTGAAATTCGCGAGCAAGGCGGGGTTCCCGAGGTGCCAACAGCAACGGCGGTTCCAGCAACACCAACCCTTGCTAAGGTGAGCGAAGAGCCGACACCTCCACGCGTCGCTGCGGAGGTTGCACTGGCGAGAGATGGATTAAAGCCAGGGCTTATTCTCGATGCCAACACCGCTGAGCTGGCCAAAGGCTTGCTCCCTCCAGAGATTTGGGAGCACTACGCGCGTGGCGAGTACGTGAGCAAGATCGTCAGCTATCCCCTCGGAAACCCAAACTGGGAGAAGGCTTTTGTCGAAGCGACCAAGGAAAACGCTCACCGACTAACCGTCGATGAGAAGGGAACGATCATCGACAAGTCGACAGGAAAGATGCCCGATTATTTGTATGGCCTGCCATTTCCCGACATCGACCCTTCCGATCCGCAGGCCGGAGTCAAGGTAATCTGGAACTACTTTCTGGCGACTTGGTATGGCGGAAATGCCCATACGCGCACTCGCTTGATTATGATGAACAGTCGAGGTGTCGAGCGCGAGCTGGGTGCCGAGGGCTGGTTTATGTTCTACGATGGTCAGTCACCCAAGTATCGCCACCCGAACCCGATGAACTTGCAAAACCAGTTTCTCGCAGTGGCACTGTCGCCGCTCGATACGCAGGGAACAGCGGTGCTCTTCTGGCGGTATCGAGATCCGGATGTGCGCGACTCGCAGTGGGCCTTCGTTCCCGCGCTGCGGCGAGTGCGGGCCGTTTCGCCCGCAAACCGCTCGGATGGTTACTTAGGCTCAGATATCAGTTCGGATGACGGCTACTTGTTCGACGGCAAGCCCCAGGAGTTCCAGTGGCGACTGTTGGAAAAGCGCGAAGGATTGCGCGTTGTCGATCCAGAATCCCTCCCGCCGAATTCTCTCAAGCCGCGGCCGGGCAAGGAAGGGGGGTGGGATTCTCTGCTCGACCGATCGAACTACTACGGGTACGAAATCCCGGGCTGGAAAGGGCTCCCTTGGGCGTTGCCCCAAGGAGGCTTGGCGCTCCGACCCATGTATCTGGTGGAAGCAATTCCGCGGGACAAATATTACCTGTACGGTCGTTTAGTCCTCTGGATTGACGCCGAAACTTACAGCGGCGCGTATCACCAGAAGTTCAATTGGAAAGGCGAGCACGTCCTGACGTACGCCGTGCTTGGCCTACCCAACCATCAAACGCCGGACGGGCAGGAAACCGTTCCCGTGTCCACACAAACCTGGGCGGTGGCGGAGAACTTCAAGATGAAACGTGCCTCCTTGGCGGGCGCGCGGCTCGACGCCAAGTCTCCATTTGACCGTCGGGTGAAGATCGATCCGAGCATCTTCGATGCTGGATCGTTGGTGCGATTCAGCAAGTAG
- a CDS encoding acyl-CoA/acyl-ACP dehydrogenase, producing MDFSFTDEQKALANLAGDIFRDRCSLDRLKAVEQSDDGYDRELWSALANAGLLGAAIPESFGGSGGGFIEACLLFEQQGRHTALLPLLPTIVSAMALVRFGRDEQQQQFLPSVCTGETMLTAGLSELGASERSPTTMASLIEGQWRLNGVKTAVPWAHRASAIVLPARTVEGNTLLFLVPADARGLRMERQHTMNWEPHFRIVLDNVAVPPSAMIGAEENGGEVLKWMVDRYTVGLCAIAAGACERALRITAEYASNRKQFDKPIAMFQAVGQRMADSYIDNEAVQLTMWQAASRLAEELPSAKEVATAKFWAAEAGSRIGHASLHIHGGISIDVDYPIHRYFLWLKQIEFTLGAATPQLVHLGRLLAGHEDESLDSGGIPSE from the coding sequence ATGGATTTCTCGTTTACCGATGAGCAAAAGGCACTCGCGAATTTGGCCGGTGATATTTTCCGCGACCGATGCAGCTTGGACCGGCTGAAAGCAGTGGAACAAAGCGACGATGGCTACGACCGCGAACTGTGGTCGGCGCTGGCGAATGCTGGCCTGTTGGGTGCTGCCATCCCGGAATCGTTCGGGGGGAGCGGGGGCGGCTTTATCGAGGCGTGTTTGTTGTTCGAGCAGCAAGGGCGTCACACCGCGTTGCTCCCGTTGTTGCCCACCATCGTCAGTGCCATGGCGTTGGTGCGCTTTGGGCGGGACGAGCAGCAGCAACAGTTTTTGCCGAGTGTGTGCACAGGGGAGACGATGCTGACGGCAGGCCTTTCCGAGCTCGGCGCGAGCGAGCGGTCGCCGACGACGATGGCGAGCCTCATTGAGGGTCAGTGGCGCCTAAATGGCGTCAAAACGGCCGTGCCATGGGCACATCGAGCAAGCGCAATTGTGCTGCCAGCGCGGACGGTGGAAGGCAACACGTTGTTGTTCCTCGTTCCGGCCGATGCTCGCGGGCTACGGATGGAGCGCCAGCATACGATGAACTGGGAGCCACACTTTCGCATCGTACTCGACAATGTTGCCGTGCCCCCCTCTGCGATGATTGGCGCCGAAGAAAACGGTGGCGAGGTGCTTAAGTGGATGGTGGATCGGTACACAGTTGGCTTGTGTGCCATCGCCGCAGGAGCTTGTGAGCGCGCGCTGCGAATTACGGCAGAGTATGCCTCGAACCGCAAGCAGTTTGATAAGCCGATTGCCATGTTCCAGGCGGTCGGGCAGCGGATGGCGGATTCGTACATCGACAACGAAGCGGTGCAACTCACCATGTGGCAGGCAGCTAGCCGCTTGGCTGAGGAGCTGCCCTCGGCAAAGGAGGTGGCGACGGCCAAGTTTTGGGCTGCGGAGGCGGGGAGCCGCATTGGCCACGCTAGCCTGCACATCCACGGGGGGATCAGCATCGATGTGGATTACCCGATTCACAGGTACTTTCTCTGGTTGAAGCAAATCGAGTTTACGCTAGGGGCCGCGACTCCGCAGCTCGTGCATCTTGGAAGGTTGCTGGCTGGGCATGAGGATGAATCTCTCGACTCCGGCGGAATCCCCAGCGAGTAA
- a CDS encoding uracil-DNA glycosylase, translating into MADGASALQQLREQVIHCRLCPRLVAYREEVAAKKRRAFQDWEYWGKPVPGFGDPKARLLVVGLAPAAHGGNRTGRIFTGDRSGDWLYRTLYRYGFANQPTSTHRNDGLELRDAYVTAVVRCAPPGNKPTPEEMRNCRPYLKREWELLPTRVVIALGEVAFRGILEAWEELQGTKVRPRPKFAHAAMYRLGSIFLLASYHPSQRNTQTGFLTQSMFERVFAKAAELLDAQDEEVRKERRRKDHG; encoded by the coding sequence ATGGCCGACGGCGCCAGCGCTCTCCAGCAGTTGCGCGAACAGGTCATTCATTGTCGCCTTTGCCCACGGCTCGTCGCTTATAGGGAAGAAGTAGCGGCGAAAAAACGCCGTGCTTTCCAAGACTGGGAGTACTGGGGCAAGCCCGTCCCCGGTTTTGGCGACCCCAAAGCCCGGCTGTTGGTCGTGGGGCTCGCCCCGGCGGCGCATGGTGGCAATCGCACGGGGCGCATCTTCACCGGTGACCGCAGTGGCGACTGGCTCTACCGGACACTCTACCGCTACGGTTTCGCGAATCAGCCCACGTCCACCCATCGTAACGACGGACTGGAGCTACGCGACGCGTACGTCACCGCGGTGGTGCGATGTGCTCCGCCAGGCAACAAGCCGACCCCCGAGGAGATGCGCAACTGCCGCCCGTATTTGAAACGGGAGTGGGAGCTCCTTCCAACCAGGGTTGTCATCGCGCTCGGGGAAGTTGCGTTTCGCGGCATACTGGAGGCGTGGGAAGAATTGCAGGGAACAAAAGTACGGCCACGCCCAAAATTCGCTCATGCGGCGATGTACCGACTCGGCAGCATCTTCCTTCTGGCTTCCTACCATCCTAGTCAGCGCAACACCCAAACTGGATTCCTGACGCAATCCATGTTCGAACGGGTATTCGCCAAAGCGGCCGAGCTGCTGGACGCTCAAGACGAAGAAGTTCGAAAGGAACGTAGAAGAAAGGACCACGGATGA
- a CDS encoding methyl-accepting chemotaxis protein, with protein MLARLSIPQKFVLMGVVFGIALAIVTYRMVAGMRALGTEFAHKELIGLDYQMPLVSLLRDLQAHRGLAMAVLQGESQFVAERQAVATRVQDRIRTIDEVNKQHGATLGIAGQWSKLRAEIENLLQHWQEYGRELFERHTAVNEDTVAFVARVGDASNLAFDPNAASYYLSDATRVVVPELAEIMGQVRDLALQIAVQGGAVREEELKAFSRRYANVYYFTDRLQADLAKVYGAEPALRQRLEGKLVEVRDAAQNFLNALDREFLNVEYAKIPPADWWNLSTQAIEAAHAFHDSAVPVLREVLEARLATLQQQLALTIGLLVLGGIAVAALAVAIIRDLDRPLQEAVQAAERLAIGDLAVRLSANGRRDEVGALANAFERMVGSLQGVAEAADRISRGDLAVIIRPQSDQDVLGQALARMVNTLQEQIGLLLEGIQRLGATNRSVTEALRRVMSEAHRAAQAVHEAGKTVEAVKETAEAASKRASEVAAAGEQAVAISEIGEKAVQDVVAGIENVREQMKVIAKKVAQLSEQTRAIAQITATVNDLADQSDLLSVNAGIEAVRAGVHGKGFAVVAQEVKNLSDRSKRATAQITSILSDIQKAAHDVILASEQAAKAAEAGIQQSLDSGEAIRTLAQSLAEATASVAAITQTSQRQLVDMEQVAAAMKLIDDASRANLESVRDIEQSIQSLSEVSRSLEQLVRRYSVAV; from the coding sequence ATGTTGGCGCGACTGAGCATCCCCCAGAAGTTCGTCCTCATGGGTGTGGTGTTTGGCATCGCCCTCGCAATCGTCACCTACCGCATGGTGGCGGGCATGCGGGCGCTGGGCACCGAATTCGCCCACAAGGAGCTGATTGGGCTGGATTACCAAATGCCGCTGGTCAGTTTACTCCGAGATTTACAGGCCCACCGTGGGCTGGCCATGGCGGTTCTTCAGGGGGAAAGTCAGTTTGTGGCCGAGCGGCAAGCGGTGGCGACGAGGGTTCAGGACCGAATCCGTACAATAGACGAAGTGAACAAGCAGCATGGTGCAACGTTGGGGATCGCTGGCCAGTGGTCGAAGTTGCGCGCAGAAATCGAGAACCTGTTGCAGCATTGGCAAGAATACGGTCGTGAGCTGTTCGAGCGGCACACCGCAGTGAACGAAGACACCGTGGCGTTTGTTGCCCGAGTGGGGGATGCGTCGAACCTCGCTTTCGATCCGAATGCGGCGTCGTACTACCTTTCTGACGCCACGCGGGTGGTTGTCCCCGAACTTGCGGAGATCATGGGCCAGGTGCGGGACCTCGCGCTGCAAATCGCGGTGCAGGGTGGCGCCGTGCGCGAGGAGGAACTTAAGGCGTTTAGCCGCCGATACGCGAACGTGTACTATTTTACGGATCGGCTCCAGGCCGACTTGGCGAAGGTGTATGGCGCAGAACCCGCGCTGCGACAGCGGTTAGAGGGCAAGCTCGTCGAGGTGAGAGATGCGGCGCAAAATTTCCTGAACGCCTTGGACCGAGAATTCCTCAATGTCGAGTACGCCAAGATCCCGCCGGCAGATTGGTGGAACCTTTCCACGCAGGCGATTGAGGCTGCGCACGCCTTCCACGACTCTGCCGTGCCCGTGTTGCGGGAAGTGCTCGAAGCGCGGCTCGCCACCTTACAACAGCAGTTGGCGCTCACCATCGGGTTACTTGTCCTTGGCGGAATCGCCGTGGCGGCGTTGGCTGTGGCCATCATCCGAGACTTGGATCGCCCGCTTCAAGAAGCCGTGCAGGCTGCGGAGCGCCTAGCGATCGGCGATCTTGCCGTGCGCTTGAGCGCGAATGGGCGGCGCGACGAAGTGGGGGCGTTGGCAAACGCGTTCGAACGGATGGTAGGATCGCTGCAGGGGGTGGCGGAGGCGGCCGACCGAATTTCTCGAGGCGACCTTGCGGTAATCATCCGGCCGCAGTCAGACCAAGATGTCCTGGGGCAAGCTCTGGCCCGCATGGTCAATACGTTGCAAGAACAAATCGGATTGTTGCTCGAGGGCATTCAGCGACTAGGAGCCACAAACCGCAGTGTCACAGAGGCCTTGCGGCGCGTAATGAGCGAGGCTCACCGGGCTGCGCAGGCGGTACACGAGGCGGGGAAAACGGTTGAGGCGGTGAAGGAGACTGCAGAAGCGGCAAGCAAACGCGCAAGTGAAGTCGCAGCAGCGGGGGAGCAAGCGGTGGCCATCTCGGAAATCGGCGAGAAAGCCGTTCAAGATGTGGTTGCTGGGATCGAGAACGTTCGCGAACAAATGAAGGTGATTGCTAAGAAGGTCGCACAGTTGAGCGAGCAAACGCGGGCCATTGCCCAGATTACCGCGACCGTCAATGACCTTGCGGATCAGAGCGACCTGCTGTCTGTGAACGCGGGGATCGAAGCTGTGCGGGCCGGTGTCCACGGGAAAGGGTTTGCCGTCGTGGCGCAGGAAGTGAAAAACTTGTCTGACCGCTCAAAGCGAGCCACAGCGCAGATCACCAGCATCCTGAGCGATATTCAGAAAGCTGCGCACGACGTCATCTTGGCGAGTGAACAGGCAGCTAAGGCTGCCGAGGCTGGCATCCAGCAGAGTCTCGATTCGGGTGAGGCGATCCGCACCTTGGCACAGAGCTTGGCGGAGGCCACCGCCTCGGTTGCCGCGATTACGCAGACGAGCCAGCGCCAACTCGTGGACATGGAGCAGGTGGCGGCGGCCATGAAGCTGATCGATGATGCGAGCCGAGCGAACTTAGAGAGTGTGCGCGACATCGAACAGTCGATTCAGAGTCTGAGCGAGGTCAGCCGTAGCCTCGAGCAGCTTGTGCGCCGTTACAGCGTGGCGGTGTGA
- a CDS encoding acyl-CoA dehydrogenase family protein → MRLALEPKHERLRQELRDYYAKLLTPEIKEEIRRSEGVGPTVRRIVRQMGEDGWLGIGWPKEYGGRGMTAIEQFIFFDESMRAGAPVPMLTINSVAPTIMQYGTEEQKQYYLPRILRGEIFFAIGYTEPNAGTDLASLQCRAVRDGDEWVINGQKIFTSLATDADYIWLAVRTDPWPDPNDPTKSKHKGISIIIVPTNVPGFRCVPIKNMGDLNTNYTFYDDVRVPVSNLVGKVNGGWKLITNQLNYERVTLCSSGLIEGVVEDVLEWAKNTRLATGQRVIDLPWVQTNFARIYARLDFLRLMNFKVAWLAEQNEPLNPAHASTIKVFGTEFYLEACRLLMEILGTAATFRPGSPDAALNGRVGQLLRSIHILTFGGGTNEMQRDLICLFGLGMPVQPRF, encoded by the coding sequence ATGCGGTTGGCGTTAGAACCTAAGCATGAGCGGCTACGGCAAGAGCTGCGCGACTACTACGCGAAGCTGTTAACACCAGAAATTAAGGAGGAGATTCGGCGTAGTGAAGGAGTCGGCCCCACCGTTCGCCGCATTGTAAGGCAAATGGGCGAGGATGGATGGCTGGGGATCGGCTGGCCGAAAGAGTACGGGGGCCGCGGGATGACCGCAATTGAGCAGTTTATCTTCTTTGACGAGTCGATGCGTGCCGGCGCACCTGTTCCCATGCTGACGATTAACTCAGTTGCGCCCACCATCATGCAGTACGGGACTGAGGAACAAAAGCAATATTACCTGCCGCGCATTCTCCGTGGGGAGATTTTCTTCGCGATCGGGTACACCGAACCGAATGCGGGTACCGATTTGGCTTCGCTGCAGTGTCGCGCAGTGCGGGATGGAGACGAATGGGTGATCAATGGGCAGAAAATTTTCACCAGCCTCGCGACTGACGCCGACTACATTTGGCTAGCTGTGCGTACCGACCCTTGGCCCGACCCGAACGACCCAACGAAATCCAAGCACAAAGGGATCTCGATCATCATCGTACCCACGAATGTGCCTGGTTTTCGCTGTGTGCCGATTAAGAACATGGGCGATCTTAACACGAACTACACATTCTACGACGATGTGCGGGTGCCGGTGTCGAACCTTGTCGGCAAGGTCAACGGAGGCTGGAAACTGATTACGAACCAACTGAATTACGAACGCGTCACCCTCTGTAGCTCAGGGCTCATCGAGGGGGTCGTGGAAGATGTATTGGAGTGGGCAAAGAATACACGGCTCGCCACCGGGCAGCGGGTCATTGACCTCCCGTGGGTACAAACCAACTTCGCGCGCATCTACGCTCGCCTGGATTTCCTCCGCTTGATGAACTTTAAGGTTGCGTGGCTTGCCGAGCAAAACGAGCCCCTGAATCCTGCTCATGCCTCCACGATCAAAGTGTTCGGCACCGAGTTCTATCTCGAGGCCTGTCGGCTGCTGATGGAAATCCTGGGTACGGCGGCAACCTTCCGGCCTGGGTCGCCGGATGCAGCGTTGAACGGGCGCGTAGGCCAGCTCCTGCGATCGATCCATATCCTTACGTTCGGCGGCGGTACAAACGAGATGCAGCGCGACCTGATCTGCCTCTTTGGTCTGGGAATGCCAGTGCAACCCAGATTCTGA